A part of Balneolaceae bacterium genomic DNA contains:
- a CDS encoding RNA-binding protein, which produces MNIYVGNLSYNISDDDLRELFEEFGEVDTAKVITDRETGRSKGFGFVEMPDDDDARAAIEELDGDEIDGRTVKVNKARPKEEKSGGGGRYGR; this is translated from the coding sequence ATGAACATTTACGTAGGTAATCTTAGCTACAACATCTCGGATGACGACCTGAGAGAACTTTTTGAAGAATTTGGCGAAGTGGATACCGCAAAGGTAATCACCGACCGCGAAACCGGCCGCAGCAAGGGCTTCGGCTTCGTGGAAATGCCGGACGATGACGACGCCCGCGCCGCCATCGAAGAACTGGACGGCGATGAAATCGACGGACGCACGGTGAAGGTTAACAAGGCCCGTCCCAAGGAAGAGAAGAGCGGAGGAGGCGGCCGCTACGGACGCTAG
- the dnaJ gene encoding molecular chaperone DnaJ: MPKQDYYEILGVSRNADQDEIKKAYRKLAMKYHPDRNKDNPEAEEKFKAASEAYEVLRDPETRQRYDQFGHEGMNGGFGGRGGAYENVGFDDIFSRFSEIFGSEFFGGGGRGRGQGGRQRGQQGSDMKLRIKLSLEDIAFGTEKKLKVKKFVTCKECNGTGAETEEDFETCGTCNGMGEVRQVHRTMLGQMVNVQPCPECNGEGRIIRNTCSECSGEGRMKGQEQVKINVPSGVSKGNYITLRGKGNAGMRGGDPGNLIVLIEEEEHEHFERDGNDIYYDLLLTVPDAILGTEVEVPTLKGKARITIEEGTQPGKLLRMKDKGIQGLNNSGIGDEFIRVNVYIPRDLNTSERKHMEALRENPNFAIENKQDDSKGFFSKIKDVFT, translated from the coding sequence ATGCCCAAGCAAGATTATTACGAAATCCTGGGAGTCAGCCGGAATGCCGACCAGGACGAGATTAAAAAGGCCTATCGCAAGCTGGCCATGAAGTACCACCCGGACCGCAACAAGGACAATCCCGAGGCCGAGGAGAAGTTCAAGGCGGCTTCGGAGGCCTACGAGGTGCTTCGCGATCCCGAGACGCGCCAGCGCTACGACCAGTTCGGCCACGAAGGCATGAACGGCGGATTTGGAGGCCGGGGCGGCGCCTACGAAAACGTGGGTTTCGACGACATCTTCAGCCGCTTCAGCGAGATCTTCGGTTCGGAATTTTTCGGGGGAGGCGGACGAGGCCGCGGGCAGGGCGGACGCCAGCGGGGCCAGCAGGGCTCCGACATGAAACTGCGCATCAAACTCTCCCTGGAGGACATCGCCTTCGGCACCGAAAAGAAGCTGAAGGTCAAGAAGTTTGTCACCTGCAAGGAGTGCAACGGCACAGGCGCGGAGACCGAAGAGGATTTCGAGACCTGCGGCACCTGCAACGGCATGGGCGAGGTGCGCCAGGTGCACCGCACCATGCTGGGACAGATGGTCAACGTGCAGCCCTGTCCCGAGTGTAACGGGGAGGGGCGCATCATCCGCAACACCTGCTCGGAATGCAGCGGCGAGGGCCGCATGAAAGGGCAGGAGCAGGTGAAGATCAACGTGCCCTCAGGCGTTTCCAAGGGCAACTACATCACCCTGCGCGGCAAGGGCAACGCGGGCATGAGGGGAGGGGATCCCGGCAACCTGATCGTGCTTATCGAGGAAGAGGAGCACGAGCATTTTGAGCGGGACGGCAACGACATCTACTACGACCTGCTGCTGACCGTGCCCGACGCCATCCTGGGCACCGAGGTGGAGGTGCCCACCCTGAAAGGCAAAGCCAGGATCACGATTGAAGAGGGCACCCAGCCCGGCAAGCTGCTGCGCATGAAGGACAAGGGCATACAGGGACTCAACAACAGCGGTATTGGCGATGAGTTTATCCGGGTAAACGTATACATTCCCCGGGACTTGAACACCAGCGAGCGCAAGCATATGGAGGCGCTTCGCGAGAATCCCAACTTTGCCATTGAGAACAAGCAGGACGACAGCAAGGGCTTCTTCTCGAAGATCAAGGACGTCTTTACCTGA
- a CDS encoding nucleotide exchange factor GrpE yields the protein MSESSKEQEQQQRDSEKVSATADGQGGAQGGQQQASGDRQAGQPQSREGGEGETPSGFIGPDISTYQEIDRKELVAALAERDRYIQEMEQEVGSLKESNLRKTAEMDNFRKRVQRDRAQIYETAKANALEDFLSVNDDLRRTLKAAEDLDVPDTLMDGVNLVAEKFEEVLRKHGVERIDEEMVPFDVDIHDAMMRRKPEGDDVDSDMVLQVIENGYRIGERTIRHAKVIVSE from the coding sequence ATGAGCGAATCCAGCAAGGAACAGGAACAGCAGCAGCGGGACTCCGAGAAGGTGTCCGCCACCGCCGACGGACAGGGGGGAGCGCAGGGCGGACAGCAGCAGGCCTCCGGCGACCGGCAGGCCGGCCAACCGCAGTCGAGGGAGGGCGGCGAAGGCGAGACGCCCTCCGGCTTCATTGGACCCGATATCTCCACCTACCAAGAGATTGATCGCAAGGAGCTGGTAGCCGCACTGGCCGAGCGCGACCGCTACATCCAGGAGATGGAGCAGGAGGTCGGCAGCCTCAAGGAGAGCAACCTGCGCAAGACGGCCGAAATGGACAATTTCCGCAAAAGGGTGCAGCGCGACCGCGCCCAGATTTACGAGACGGCCAAGGCCAATGCCCTGGAGGATTTCCTCTCGGTGAACGACGACCTGCGCCGCACGCTGAAGGCGGCCGAAGACCTCGACGTGCCGGACACGCTGATGGACGGGGTCAACCTGGTGGCCGAGAAATTCGAGGAGGTGCTCCGCAAGCACGGGGTGGAGCGCATAGACGAGGAGATGGTGCCCTTCGACGTGGACATTCACGACGCCATGATGCGCCGGAAGCCCGAAGGCGACGACGTCGACAGCGACATGGTACTGCAGGTCATCGAGAACGGCTACCGCATAGGTGAACGCACCATCCGCCACGCCAAAGTCATTGTAAGCGAGTAA
- a CDS encoding VOC family protein, which yields MAKFEPSGINHITIRVNDINRAEEFYGEVLGFELVRKMGKSMAVYRVGEEDTIVLVEAETSYDPTSRDYRVDHFGFYVDSPDRVDELAEYFREHEVTIMSGPANRKRGRFVFISDPDGNMIEVFYEEDAA from the coding sequence ATGGCAAAATTCGAACCATCGGGCATCAATCACATCACCATCCGGGTCAACGACATTAACAGGGCGGAGGAGTTTTACGGAGAGGTCCTCGGCTTCGAGCTGGTCCGCAAGATGGGCAAGAGCATGGCCGTCTACCGGGTGGGCGAAGAGGACACCATCGTACTTGTGGAGGCCGAGACCAGCTACGACCCCACCTCGCGCGACTACCGGGTGGACCATTTCGGCTTCTACGTGGATTCTCCGGACCGGGTGGACGAGCTGGCCGAGTATTTTCGCGAGCATGAAGTGACCATCATGAGCGGACCGGCCAACCGCAAGCGGGGCCGTTTTGTGTTCATCTCGGACCCCGACGGCAACATGATCGAGGTCTTCTACGAAGAAGACGCAGCGTAG
- the rsmI gene encoding 16S rRNA (cytidine(1402)-2'-O)-methyltransferase: protein MSTLYLVATPIGNLDDLSPRAVEVLSSVAQIACEDTRTSGVLLQRYGISTPTFAFHQHNEHQKLAHLLNLLDANREVALISDAGMPGISDPGFLPAREAWKAGHTVSAIPGPDAATTALVASGLPCDRYVYEGFLPAKKGRQKQLRQLTEEERTVVLYESPRRLLKLLEELETYMGGERMVAVARELTKKFEEVVRGPLHRIASDFTARNEIRGEITVIIAPKDYRE, encoded by the coding sequence GTGAGTACCCTTTACCTGGTCGCGACCCCCATCGGCAACCTGGACGATCTCTCCCCGAGGGCCGTGGAGGTGCTCTCCTCGGTGGCGCAGATTGCCTGCGAGGACACGCGAACCTCGGGCGTGCTGCTGCAGCGGTACGGCATCTCCACCCCCACCTTCGCCTTCCACCAGCACAACGAGCACCAGAAATTGGCGCACCTGCTTAACCTGCTGGACGCCAACCGGGAGGTGGCGCTGATCTCCGACGCCGGCATGCCGGGCATCTCCGACCCGGGATTCCTGCCTGCGCGTGAGGCCTGGAAAGCCGGCCATACCGTTTCGGCCATACCCGGACCTGACGCGGCAACCACCGCCCTGGTGGCCAGCGGACTCCCCTGCGACCGCTACGTCTACGAGGGGTTCCTGCCGGCCAAAAAGGGACGCCAGAAACAGCTCAGGCAGCTGACCGAAGAGGAGCGCACCGTGGTGCTCTACGAAAGTCCCCGCCGCCTGCTGAAACTCCTGGAGGAGCTGGAGACGTACATGGGAGGCGAGCGCATGGTGGCCGTGGCGCGCGAGCTCACCAAGAAATTCGAAGAGGTTGTGCGCGGCCCCCTGCACCGTATCGCCTCCGACTTCACCGCGCGCAACGAAATACGAGGTGAAATCACCGTAATCATAGCCCCCAAGGACTACCGCGAATGA